In Cydia splendana chromosome 3, ilCydSple1.2, whole genome shotgun sequence, one DNA window encodes the following:
- the LOC134789392 gene encoding lipopolysaccharide-induced tumor necrosis factor-alpha factor homolog codes for MESKGPNGFDAPISSEHPAGPPPYSGYPPGPPPVHAIHMAPGAVIIQQSVGPDPTQTTCRSCNQNIVTRVERKASTRTHIIAALLCIFLCWPCVCVPYCMDSCLNTDHYCTNCGAFIGTYMR; via the exons GTAAAGGTCCCAATGGCTTTGACGCACCTATTTCATCAGAGCACCCCGCAGGGCCCCCTCCTTACTCTGGATACCCGCcaggcccgccgccggtccatGCCATTCATATGGCCCCAGGGGCAGTAATCATCCAGCAGAGCGTGGGGCCAGATCCTACGCAAACGACTTGCCGTTCTTGCAACCAGAATATAGTCACAAGGGTTGAACGCAAGGCATCGACGAGAACACACATTATTGCTGCTCTTCTTTGTATATTTCT ttgctGGCCTTGCGTATGCGTCCCTTACTGCATGGACTCTTGCCTCAACACTGACCACTACTGCACAAATTGTGGAGCTTTCATTGGAACCTACATGAGATAG